The genomic stretch CGATTGGGCCAATTGCCAGACCAATGGGCTGGCCAAGGCGATGGATCACATCGCCTTGGGCCAAGGGCTGAAGGGAAACCTTGTGGCCGAACGGGATTGCGCCGGCTGCCCGTACGCCGAATGGCGGCAACACCTCGCCGGCCTGGATGTCGCGCAGTGCAACCGCAACCTCGTCGCCGGGCATGAGCTGCAGCACCGGTGCTTTTCCATCGACCATCCATAGACTCCCGTTGAAGCAATCAAACACAGTTTTGCTTGATTGTCAGCAATCAGCAGATCTAATTTTGAGCGCGCTTCAGCCGCCATGGCCACGCAACATCGAGAGGGTCTGACCCGTCGTTAATTGTCAGCAATGCAGGTTGCGTGGCAGGGGGTGCCGGAATATGTAGAGGCATCCGTGGCCATGAGTCGGTTGATGACAAAGCTTACAAGTCTCAAGTCGGAAAAGCGGCTGCTCGACCGCCGCGCGGCCGACCTGATCCGTTCTCATATCTTGGAAGGCGTGTTGCCAGCCGGCGAGCGCCTGCTGGAAACGCAGCTTTCCGAAGAGCTTGAGGTCAGCCGCGGCACCGTGCGTTCGGCACTCGCCCAACTGGCTAACGAGGGGCTTGTCCAGCAGGTTGCATTCACCCGCTGGGAAGTGTCCGGCACGTCGACGGTCGATGCCTGGGAGATCTACACGTTACGCGGTGCGCTGGAAGGATTGGGCGCCCGACTTGCGGCGGCTAACATCAGTGAGACGGATGGCGCACGCTTGCGCGGTATCGCTGATGATCTGCTGCACGCCATCCGCGAAGGCCGTTTCCAGGATGCGACGGGCATAGACTTCGACCTGCATACGGCAATCATCGATCTCGCCAGGCACGAACGGCTGGCCGAGCAGCATCGCTTCATCGTCCAGCAGGTCCGCTTCCACATGGTGCAGTCGGGGTTCCTGCCCAATGATTACGAGGAACTGATCGCCGAGCACAAGGCCTTGATCGAGGCGGTCATCGCCGGGGATGCCGACCGCGCCGAAAAGCTCGCGCGCAATCACAACGATGCCGAGGTCAAGCTTCTGGCAAAGTTGCTGAAACAGGGCGGCACTGCCAAGCCGTTTCGCGAAAAGGCCTCCTGAGGTCTCGTTCCGCCGCGCAGCCGGGCTAGGCAGCCGGATCGGCTAACGCGCCGCCAATGCCAAGCGCAGATTGTCGCTGAGGATAATCGTTTCCCCGTCGAAGCCGCTCAAGGCAGAGCGGACAAGC from Mesorhizobium sp. NZP2077 encodes the following:
- a CDS encoding GntR family transcriptional regulator — encoded protein: MTKLTSLKSEKRLLDRRAADLIRSHILEGVLPAGERLLETQLSEELEVSRGTVRSALAQLANEGLVQQVAFTRWEVSGTSTVDAWEIYTLRGALEGLGARLAAANISETDGARLRGIADDLLHAIREGRFQDATGIDFDLHTAIIDLARHERLAEQHRFIVQQVRFHMVQSGFLPNDYEELIAEHKALIEAVIAGDADRAEKLARNHNDAEVKLLAKLLKQGGTAKPFREKAS